From Chryseobacterium joostei, the proteins below share one genomic window:
- the recO gene encoding DNA repair protein RecO encodes MNSQNGFLLSFIKYGENDAVLHCFTEEDGFQTYFLKGIYSKRNKKKALLQPLNKLTFSINPVRGNGIQSISKFELVKNCDVDADIRANTVIFFISDFLNQILRLENKNPNIFLSIEKFIEELENKNYQSHLLFLMVILKIQGVAPLMNEGNFLDPETGTFSTTPTHQLFGEEISAIWKNVLCTENLYATKIHSSLRKDFLDSLLVYYHYHISDFKNPTSLEVIQQIFE; translated from the coding sequence ATGAATTCACAAAACGGTTTTTTACTATCATTCATCAAATATGGAGAAAATGATGCTGTACTGCATTGTTTTACAGAAGAGGATGGTTTTCAGACCTATTTCCTGAAAGGAATATATTCCAAAAGAAATAAAAAGAAAGCCCTCCTACAGCCATTAAATAAACTTACCTTTTCTATTAATCCTGTAAGAGGAAATGGAATACAGTCTATTTCAAAATTTGAGCTGGTAAAAAACTGTGATGTTGATGCAGATATAAGAGCAAATACCGTTATATTCTTTATTTCAGATTTTCTGAACCAAATCCTTAGACTTGAAAATAAAAATCCAAATATCTTCCTTAGCATAGAAAAATTCATAGAAGAGCTGGAAAATAAAAACTACCAGTCGCATTTGCTTTTTTTAATGGTGATATTAAAGATTCAGGGTGTTGCGCCTTTAATGAATGAAGGTAATTTTTTAGATCCGGAAACCGGAACTTTTTCCACTACTCCGACTCACCAATTGTTTGGTGAAGAGATTTCAGCGATCTGGAAAAATGTGCTTTGTACTGAGAACCTTTACGCAACAAAAATTCATTCTTCCTTAAGAAAAGATTTTCTGGATAGTCTTTTGGTATATTACCATTACCATATCTCTGACTTTAAAAACCCAACGTCATTAGAAGTTATACAGCAGATATTTGAATAG
- the mqo gene encoding malate dehydrogenase (quinone): protein MSQSLTSRTPKPKYDVVLIGGGIMSATLATLLHEFDPNLEIAIFERLGRFAKESTAAWNNAGTGHSAFCELNYTPEKPDGSIDIKKAESIAEQFEISKQFWAYLLSKGYIQDPKDFINSCPHMSLVFGEKDAEYLKKRYDKMSESVLFSGMEFSSDHEKLREWIPLVMSKRNKSEVMAATKMDMGTDVNFGTLTRKMGRHLLEDSNVEVFLYHEVKDIDPKENGKWEMKVKDRINNHKQEVTADFVFIGAGGYALQLLDSSDIKESEGYGGFPVSGQWLVTHNQELVEKHQAKVYTQATVDAPPMSVPHLDLRIIDGKKALLFGPFAGFSTKFLKEGSYLDLPESVNTKNLKSLFGAWWHNIPLTKYLIQQVAMTKSQRMQHLREFIKDANENDWELKVAGQRVQVIKKDEKEGGKLEFGTEVVVNKSGTIASLLGASPGASTAVYAMLDVLEKCFPEKLNGEWKEKLLEMVPSYGQKLAENPELTEKVRNYTKEKLELEY from the coding sequence ATGTCACAATCGCTTACAAGCAGAACACCGAAACCTAAATACGACGTTGTACTGATAGGGGGCGGAATCATGAGTGCCACGCTAGCCACGCTGCTCCATGAATTTGATCCAAATCTTGAAATTGCTATCTTCGAAAGACTTGGAAGATTTGCCAAGGAAAGTACAGCAGCATGGAACAACGCCGGAACAGGGCACTCCGCATTTTGTGAGCTAAATTATACGCCTGAAAAGCCTGACGGAAGCATTGATATTAAGAAAGCAGAAAGTATTGCTGAGCAGTTTGAAATTTCAAAGCAGTTTTGGGCCTATTTGCTAAGCAAAGGTTATATTCAGGATCCAAAGGATTTTATCAATTCCTGCCCACATATGAGCTTGGTATTTGGTGAAAAAGATGCCGAATATCTTAAAAAACGTTATGATAAAATGTCTGAATCTGTCCTTTTCTCAGGAATGGAATTTTCTTCAGATCATGAGAAACTGAGAGAATGGATTCCTTTGGTAATGAGCAAAAGAAATAAATCTGAAGTAATGGCTGCTACCAAAATGGACATGGGGACGGATGTGAATTTCGGGACATTGACCAGAAAAATGGGTAGACATCTGCTTGAGGATTCTAATGTTGAGGTTTTCCTATACCATGAAGTGAAGGATATTGATCCAAAGGAAAATGGGAAATGGGAAATGAAGGTGAAAGATAGAATTAATAACCACAAGCAAGAGGTTACTGCAGATTTTGTATTCATTGGAGCTGGGGGATATGCACTTCAGTTATTGGATAGCTCGGATATTAAGGAGAGTGAAGGATATGGAGGTTTCCCTGTTTCAGGACAGTGGTTGGTAACTCATAATCAGGAGCTGGTAGAGAAGCATCAGGCCAAAGTATATACACAGGCAACAGTGGACGCTCCGCCAATGTCAGTTCCACACCTTGATCTTAGAATCATTGATGGTAAAAAAGCGCTTCTTTTCGGACCTTTTGCCGGATTTTCTACAAAGTTCCTGAAAGAAGGAAGTTATCTTGACTTACCTGAAAGTGTGAATACCAAAAACTTAAAATCTTTATTTGGTGCGTGGTGGCATAATATTCCACTGACTAAATACCTTATCCAGCAGGTTGCGATGACTAAGTCTCAAAGAATGCAGCATTTGAGAGAATTTATCAAGGATGCCAATGAAAATGATTGGGAATTGAAAGTAGCAGGGCAAAGAGTTCAGGTTATCAAAAAAGATGAAAAAGAAGGAGGAAAGCTGGAGTTCGGAACTGAAGTAGTTGTTAACAAAAGCGGTACTATCGCCTCTTTACTGGGAGCGTCACCGGGAGCTTCAACAGCAGTATATGCAATGCTGGATGTTCTTGAAAAATGTTTCCCTGAGAAACTGAATGGAGAATGGAAAGAGAAGCTGCTTGAAATGGTTCCATCATATGGACAAAAGTTGGCAGAAAATCCTGAACTTACTGAAAAGGTAAGAAATTATACAAAAGAAAAGCTAGAATTAGAATACTAA
- a CDS encoding M23 family metallopeptidase: MKKFLSSKKNVNILLGGLLLVVFAQGVFIAKLFSERDDKNYEVNLVKINTEKDSVDYLKMKTDLTLVDQTVAQLNSFLKSKDISNEKLMMLDQDSIANSIYLSKQANRYSQYLMDLQKKLMQVPLGMPTDGYISSNFGIRKNPIPFRTVYASVKTGAATETKAAAPAAPKPEVKAEPVEKIVELTDSYGNKREVKVMVTPKAAPVASTSSTSGSTLKTIASTAASKSAPVERNNAPAEADQMQFHKGLDIAVAFGSDVRAAAAGTIIFSGQKGGYGNCVIVSHGNGLATLYGHLSQLVSKVNDKVKVGQVIAKSGNSGRSTGPHLHYEVHKNNTPVNPKLFMNL; the protein is encoded by the coding sequence ATGAAAAAATTTCTAAGCAGCAAGAAGAACGTAAACATTCTCCTGGGAGGACTTTTGCTAGTAGTTTTTGCACAAGGCGTCTTTATTGCGAAACTCTTCTCTGAAAGGGATGATAAAAATTATGAAGTAAACCTTGTAAAAATAAACACTGAAAAAGACAGTGTAGATTATCTAAAGATGAAAACAGATCTTACCCTGGTAGATCAAACTGTTGCTCAACTAAACTCTTTCCTTAAATCTAAGGACATTTCGAATGAAAAGCTAATGATGCTTGATCAAGACAGTATTGCCAATTCCATCTATCTTTCTAAGCAAGCCAACCGATACAGCCAGTATCTGATGGATCTACAGAAAAAACTGATGCAGGTTCCCTTGGGAATGCCAACAGATGGATATATTTCCTCTAATTTTGGAATAAGAAAAAATCCTATACCATTCCGAACTGTTTATGCGTCTGTAAAAACGGGTGCTGCAACGGAAACAAAAGCTGCAGCTCCGGCTGCTCCTAAACCAGAAGTAAAAGCTGAACCTGTTGAAAAAATTGTTGAGCTTACCGACAGCTATGGAAATAAGAGAGAAGTAAAGGTAATGGTAACTCCAAAAGCAGCTCCAGTTGCTTCTACGTCCAGCACTTCTGGCTCTACTTTAAAAACTATTGCCAGTACCGCAGCCTCTAAGTCTGCTCCTGTTGAAAGAAATAACGCTCCTGCTGAAGCAGATCAGATGCAGTTCCACAAAGGGCTGGATATTGCTGTAGCTTTTGGCTCTGATGTAAGAGCTGCTGCTGCGGGAACAATCATTTTCTCAGGACAAAAAGGGGGTTACGGAAATTGTGTCATTGTTTCTCATGGAAATGGGTTAGCTACTCTTTACGGACATTTATCACAGCTTGTTTCTAAAGTGAACGATAAGGTAAAAGTAGGTCAGGTGATTGCAAAATCCGGAAACTCAGGACGTTCTACAGGTCCCCATCTCCATTATGAAGTACACAAGAATAATACTCCGGTGAATCCGAAGTTATTTATGAATCTATAA
- a CDS encoding GMC family oxidoreductase N-terminal domain-containing protein, whose amino-acid sequence MNRKEFIKTSVLAISGFYFLQSNLFQAAERRTNTIKEIVEAPIIIIGSGYGGAVSALRLCEAGKKVVLLEMGLNWEKAGIPFSNLLKPGKSSAWLKKKTIAPFMNIFSLTPFTGTLDRLDFDNINIWVGRGVGGGSLVNGGMAVTPKEDYFKEVFPNLDAERFYNHYFPLVREELKVNVIDEQFLKDCPYYKFTRVGEEEAHKAGFKTMRVPNVYDFKYMEKEFRNEVPRSALNTEVIYGNNHGKNSLDKTYLKKAMDTGNLEILDLHKVDHIKLNDDKSYTLNAQQIDTSGNVITDKVFHCKKLILSAGTMGTLQLLLRSNAVNNLPIHEKIGKNWGNNGNFMTGRNWVKPLSGGTGSKQSTIPVGGIDNWDDKEHPFFTEIAPLPMGMDVATALYLLINRVDKKGEVAYDKATQMLKLNWDESNTVNMRQNAKYFVRKMNKANGGTRSHFLFNNGFGADICYHPLGGCVLGEATNEFGKLRDHDHLYVLDGSLIPGTIGVNPFVTITAIAEYCIENLIKQNEFA is encoded by the coding sequence ATGAACAGAAAGGAATTCATTAAGACAAGTGTACTGGCTATTTCCGGTTTTTATTTTCTTCAATCCAATCTTTTTCAAGCTGCGGAACGAAGAACAAATACCATAAAAGAAATTGTGGAAGCCCCTATCATTATCATTGGAAGTGGCTATGGAGGTGCAGTTTCTGCCTTACGACTTTGTGAGGCCGGAAAAAAAGTTGTTCTATTGGAAATGGGCCTTAACTGGGAGAAAGCAGGAATTCCGTTTTCCAATCTTTTAAAACCCGGAAAAAGTTCAGCATGGCTGAAAAAGAAAACCATTGCTCCTTTCATGAATATCTTTTCTTTAACTCCCTTTACCGGAACACTTGACCGATTGGACTTCGATAATATCAATATCTGGGTTGGAAGAGGCGTTGGTGGAGGCTCATTGGTAAACGGAGGTATGGCCGTAACTCCTAAAGAAGATTACTTTAAAGAAGTTTTCCCCAATCTGGATGCTGAAAGATTTTACAATCATTACTTTCCTTTGGTACGGGAAGAACTCAAGGTAAATGTCATTGATGAGCAGTTCTTAAAGGACTGCCCTTATTACAAATTTACAAGAGTAGGTGAAGAAGAGGCCCATAAGGCAGGCTTTAAAACGATGCGGGTTCCTAATGTATATGACTTTAAGTATATGGAAAAGGAATTCCGTAATGAAGTTCCCCGCTCAGCCCTGAATACAGAGGTGATTTATGGAAATAACCATGGCAAAAACAGTTTAGACAAAACCTACCTTAAAAAAGCTATGGACACAGGAAACCTTGAAATCCTTGACCTGCATAAAGTGGATCATATTAAACTTAATGACGATAAAAGCTATACATTAAATGCTCAGCAAATTGACACCTCCGGAAATGTAATCACTGATAAAGTTTTTCATTGTAAAAAATTGATTCTTTCAGCAGGAACCATGGGAACCTTACAGCTTCTTCTACGGTCCAATGCTGTAAATAATCTTCCGATACATGAGAAAATAGGAAAAAATTGGGGTAACAATGGTAATTTCATGACCGGAAGAAACTGGGTAAAACCATTATCCGGAGGAACAGGATCAAAACAATCTACAATTCCTGTGGGCGGAATCGATAACTGGGATGACAAGGAACATCCTTTTTTTACAGAAATTGCACCCTTACCTATGGGAATGGATGTTGCAACAGCTTTATATTTGTTAATCAACAGAGTAGATAAAAAAGGAGAAGTAGCCTATGATAAAGCCACCCAAATGCTGAAATTGAATTGGGATGAAAGCAACACGGTCAACATGAGGCAAAACGCCAAATACTTTGTCAGAAAAATGAATAAGGCCAATGGTGGCACCAGAAGTCATTTTCTGTTCAACAATGGCTTTGGAGCGGATATCTGCTATCATCCACTTGGCGGATGTGTATTGGGTGAAGCTACCAATGAATTTGGAAAACTAAGGGATCATGACCATCTGTATGTTTTGGATGGATCGCTTATTCCCGGAACAATTGGAGTAAATCCATTCGTAACCATTACAGCTATTGCAGAGTATTGTATTGAAAACCTAATTAAACAGAATGAATTTGCCTAG
- a CDS encoding MBL fold metallo-hydrolase: MLKRKLLSLIAILGFISIFAGNLKVKVYNPGTKAIFPITSTIIYGDKDAMLIDAQFQKQYAEQLVKEIKATGKNLKTVFISHSDPDFYFGLDVIKKAFPNVRIISTAQTAYLISASKDDKLAVWKPQLKADAPSEIIIPEAVTSIPDLEGNKIEIKQNSEDPAHSFLWIPSIKTVAGGISVSVDSHLWMADTQNVKAIDQWIWQIDAMKTLKPEQVVPSHFAKQSLSPASLDFVKGYLENYKKAVTENKTSSAIVDFMVKQYPNLPGKDELGMGAKVFLGEMNWDLKSPYPAIGKKVEVDFGAVKFLLDFKDNKTMTFTGTAGSSKNSTDTVEYTAVEVAKNVFMVYWHEPHLGFNVTHIQDYNKNIVYSNIAGPDGTFTHPKGTIKILQ; the protein is encoded by the coding sequence ATGTTAAAAAGAAAATTATTATCACTCATCGCTATTTTAGGGTTCATAAGCATATTCGCAGGTAACCTTAAGGTGAAAGTCTATAACCCCGGAACCAAGGCAATTTTTCCAATTACTTCCACCATTATTTATGGAGATAAAGATGCCATGCTTATTGACGCTCAGTTTCAGAAGCAATATGCCGAGCAGTTGGTAAAAGAAATAAAGGCAACAGGGAAAAACCTGAAAACTGTTTTTATTTCTCACAGTGATCCTGATTTCTATTTTGGACTGGATGTGATTAAAAAAGCATTTCCAAACGTAAGAATTATTTCTACAGCACAAACGGCTTATCTTATTTCTGCTTCAAAGGACGATAAACTTGCTGTGTGGAAACCACAGTTGAAAGCAGACGCACCATCAGAAATTATTATTCCGGAAGCAGTAACTTCTATTCCTGATCTTGAGGGAAATAAAATTGAAATCAAGCAAAATTCTGAGGATCCGGCACACAGCTTTCTTTGGATTCCATCTATCAAAACAGTGGCTGGAGGAATTTCAGTTTCTGTAGATTCACATCTTTGGATGGCAGATACCCAGAATGTAAAGGCGATTGACCAATGGATTTGGCAAATTGATGCAATGAAGACCTTAAAACCTGAACAGGTGGTTCCATCGCACTTTGCAAAACAATCTCTGTCTCCGGCATCTTTAGATTTTGTAAAAGGTTACCTTGAAAACTATAAGAAAGCTGTTACAGAAAATAAAACCTCATCTGCAATTGTAGATTTTATGGTGAAACAATACCCGAATCTTCCCGGAAAAGATGAGTTGGGAATGGGAGCAAAAGTATTTCTGGGAGAAATGAACTGGGATTTAAAATCACCATATCCTGCAATAGGTAAAAAAGTAGAAGTTGATTTTGGAGCTGTAAAATTCCTTTTGGATTTTAAAGATAACAAAACAATGACATTTACCGGAACAGCAGGGAGTTCAAAAAATAGCACAGACACAGTAGAATATACAGCTGTGGAAGTGGCAAAGAATGTGTTTATGGTGTATTGGCATGAACCTCATTTAGGATTCAATGTTACCCATATTCAGGATTACAACAAAAATATAGTGTATTCTAATATTGCTGGTCCGGATGGTACATTTACCCATCCGAAAGGAACAATCAAGATTTTACAGTAA
- a CDS encoding GNAT family N-acetyltransferase — protein sequence MIRLEFFKQEDFSKVNYGLDENQLRFTATAEQALQNIEKRDDNDAFPITILEDGIPVGFFVLDFGKDKFELTDNTSAVLIRSLSVNPEMQGKGVGKEAMMQVDDFVRTHFKDCSEIVLAVNQKNELAYHIYLKAGYIYDGKTRIGRSGRQYLMHKKV from the coding sequence ATGATCAGGTTAGAATTCTTTAAGCAAGAAGACTTCTCAAAGGTTAACTATGGCTTGGATGAGAATCAGTTACGCTTTACTGCAACGGCAGAACAGGCTTTGCAAAATATCGAAAAAAGGGATGATAATGATGCATTCCCTATTACAATTCTGGAAGATGGAATTCCTGTAGGTTTTTTTGTTCTTGATTTTGGAAAAGATAAATTTGAGCTAACGGATAATACAAGCGCCGTTTTGATAAGGTCTTTATCTGTGAATCCTGAAATGCAGGGGAAAGGAGTAGGCAAGGAGGCTATGATGCAGGTGGATGATTTTGTGAGAACACATTTTAAGGATTGTAGTGAGATTGTCTTGGCCGTCAACCAGAAAAATGAATTGGCTTATCATATTTATCTTAAGGCAGGGTATATTTATGATGGAAAAACCAGAATTGGAAGAAGCGGACGTCAATATCTGATGCATAAAAAAGTTTAA
- a CDS encoding NAD(P)H-dependent glycerol-3-phosphate dehydrogenase, translated as MAKKKTNSESSNPKKTKKDISVGVVGSGSFATAIVKMLVENCKVVHWCVRSEFVKGAIELRGHNPTYLTAATFNLKSLKLTTDINELVSACDVIVLATPSIYLSDTMDKMTCDYSDKMFISAIKGIIPKVNDVVAHYLRDEFKIGFRNQAVIAGPCHAEEVAMERLSYLTIATVEDEIAEKLEEVFSSDFIKVQTSKDILGNEYSAILKNIFAIGAGIASGLGYGDNFTAVFVSNAIREMETFLEAIYEAPRDVNESAYLGDLLVTAYSLFSRNRNLGNLIGKGYTVKSAIQSMNMVAEGYYAADSIYKTAKQKNLKLPIIDTVYAILYEGKSAEKQFKKLTAKLN; from the coding sequence ATGGCTAAAAAGAAAACAAATTCAGAATCTTCGAATCCAAAAAAGACTAAAAAGGACATTTCTGTAGGGGTAGTAGGAAGCGGAAGTTTTGCAACCGCTATCGTAAAAATGCTTGTTGAAAACTGTAAAGTAGTGCATTGGTGCGTAAGAAGTGAGTTCGTAAAGGGAGCAATTGAACTTCGTGGGCATAACCCAACTTACCTTACCGCTGCTACTTTTAACCTTAAAAGCTTAAAGCTGACAACGGATATCAATGAATTGGTTTCTGCCTGTGACGTCATTGTTTTGGCAACACCATCCATCTACCTGTCTGATACAATGGATAAAATGACCTGCGATTATTCTGATAAAATGTTTATTTCTGCAATTAAAGGAATTATCCCTAAGGTTAATGATGTGGTGGCGCATTATCTGCGTGATGAATTTAAGATTGGTTTCAGAAATCAGGCGGTTATTGCAGGCCCGTGTCATGCAGAAGAAGTAGCTATGGAAAGACTTTCATATCTTACAATTGCTACTGTGGAAGATGAAATCGCAGAAAAACTGGAAGAAGTCTTCAGTTCAGATTTTATCAAAGTACAAACCAGTAAAGATATTCTTGGAAACGAATATAGTGCGATTCTTAAAAATATCTTTGCAATAGGAGCAGGAATAGCAAGCGGATTAGGATATGGAGATAACTTTACAGCAGTTTTCGTTTCCAATGCAATCCGTGAAATGGAAACGTTCCTGGAAGCCATTTATGAAGCTCCAAGAGATGTGAATGAAAGTGCTTATTTAGGAGACCTTTTAGTAACAGCCTATTCACTGTTCTCAAGAAATAGAAACCTTGGGAACCTCATCGGAAAAGGATATACTGTGAAATCTGCAATCCAGTCTATGAACATGGTGGCAGAAGGATATTATGCTGCAGATTCAATCTACAAAACAGCAAAACAAAAGAACCTTAAATTGCCAATTATTGACACCGTATATGCTATCCTTTATGAAGGAAAAAGTGCTGAAAAGCAATTTAAAAAACTAACAGCAAAATTGAATTAA
- a CDS encoding DUF1684 domain-containing protein — MKKYILIFLLLPLLAFSQKMVSQEVMDVKKFQKDLDTEYLDPKTTPLRGDNFTNFKGHPFFPFDMKYRVTAKFVKTKRAKPFELPTSSGKTKSYKEYGKAIFELDGKPYTLTLYQSLDLIKQEKYKDYLFLPFRDATNEKETYGGGKYMDLKIPKGNTILLDFNQSYQPFCAYNAYDYNCPIVPEENKLPVEIRAGVMYEDIYHH; from the coding sequence ATGAAAAAATATATATTGATCTTCTTACTTCTACCTTTATTGGCTTTTTCTCAAAAAATGGTCTCGCAGGAAGTAATGGATGTTAAGAAATTTCAGAAAGATCTTGATACTGAATATCTGGATCCTAAAACCACGCCTTTACGTGGGGATAATTTTACAAACTTTAAAGGACACCCTTTCTTTCCATTTGATATGAAATACAGGGTGACTGCAAAATTTGTTAAAACAAAAAGAGCCAAGCCTTTTGAGTTGCCTACTTCTTCAGGTAAAACAAAATCCTACAAGGAGTATGGAAAAGCAATCTTTGAATTGGATGGGAAGCCTTATACTCTAACTTTATATCAAAGTCTGGACCTGATTAAACAGGAAAAATATAAAGATTATCTTTTCCTTCCATTTAGAGATGCTACCAATGAAAAGGAAACCTATGGTGGTGGAAAATACATGGATCTTAAAATTCCGAAAGGAAATACTATTCTTTTAGATTTTAATCAATCCTATCAACCGTTTTGCGCTTATAATGCCTATGATTACAACTGTCCCATTGTTCCCGAGGAGAATAAACTTCCGGTGGAAATACGCGCCGGAGTAATGTATGAAGATATCTATCATCACTAA
- a CDS encoding AadS family aminoglycoside 6-adenylyltransferase, protein MKRREEKLEQIIQWAERNPDIRAVLLTSSLVNPYAPVDNFSDLDVELVFENRNAYEVNNEWIRLFGEPISMIEENDTVFDGKHAMKMVLYKDHVKVDFKLYQVSEFCEEVKEERLPEDWDLGYKVLVDKDGLTKDLKAPTYQTIMIHKPTEQDFKQLFNDFWWDATYVAKCLKRGDIFYAKFMSENILRTDYLVPLIEWYIASSHGWNNIMTNKHGRLFKKYLSTEMWNRVEATFSGSNIEENWQALFACADFVHELGTDLAEKLNFTYPAQLEMDIRNYLTEVKTMS, encoded by the coding sequence ATGAAAAGAAGAGAAGAAAAGCTGGAGCAGATCATCCAATGGGCAGAGAGGAATCCGGATATCCGTGCTGTTCTTCTGACAAGCTCATTGGTCAATCCGTATGCTCCTGTGGATAACTTCAGTGATCTTGATGTGGAGCTGGTTTTTGAGAACAGAAATGCCTACGAAGTTAATAACGAATGGATCCGTCTTTTTGGAGAACCAATTTCCATGATAGAGGAAAATGACACCGTTTTTGATGGAAAACATGCCATGAAAATGGTGTTGTATAAAGACCATGTAAAGGTGGATTTTAAACTTTATCAGGTATCAGAGTTTTGTGAAGAAGTTAAAGAGGAAAGGCTTCCGGAAGACTGGGACCTTGGATATAAGGTTTTGGTGGATAAAGATGGCCTAACTAAAGACTTGAAGGCGCCAACCTATCAAACCATCATGATTCATAAACCTACTGAACAAGATTTTAAACAATTGTTCAATGATTTTTGGTGGGATGCAACCTATGTGGCAAAATGCCTTAAACGTGGAGATATTTTTTATGCTAAGTTCATGTCTGAGAATATTTTACGGACAGATTATTTGGTTCCTTTAATTGAATGGTATATTGCGAGTTCCCATGGCTGGAACAATATCATGACCAATAAACATGGGAGATTGTTCAAAAAATATCTTTCTACCGAGATGTGGAATAGGGTAGAGGCCACTTTTTCCGGAAGTAATATTGAAGAAAATTGGCAGGCCCTGTTTGCCTGCGCAGATTTTGTGCATGAGCTAGGAACTGATTTAGCTGAGAAACTTAATTTTACATATCCCGCCCAACTTGAAATGGATATCCGAAACTATCTTACCGAAGTAAAAACAATGTCTTAG